In a genomic window of Occallatibacter riparius:
- a CDS encoding TonB-dependent receptor produces the protein MMKEATRTMLKALLLLLFATAPCLAQFTGEVQGNVQDQNGAAVANATVELANVQTGVKQTAVSNAAGLYRFSSLAPGDYTVSTTVQGFAPTTVSFNLATAQTRDVPLQLSIEKVSSTVTVTGEAPLLDTSDSREEQTLDTAALQSLPLAGRNPTNVIIVAPGVTGHGGQASPGTNNSTNFAPENWVDASANGRGANGNQYVVDGMDVTSSIRPGVINLTPNADAISEVAVQTNTYSVDYGRSSSIQTLMTSKSGTNDFHGVASLYYTSQQLTARGEFGVPQPEKLNPYHTSNMSFTVGGPVIPHKQFFFFAGYEPYLSMASNGSGLVSYEDPAFLNFAQSVQPDSPEVQLMAKYKPSGATTSGVASTAGQLWSDVLPPAQQQACANGVGNLPASYDNIPCSTPVFDNGHFNSSSYYNAKQYNIRLDKYFDKDRIYGNFFRNTISGGGPAVRPDFKTTNAFYVFSLQINETHTFSPSMLNEAIFGYNRIEGISPKTGNFTVPIVNVNQLGTGWGNGFAEGDYIQHSYHWRDVLTRIVGSHSFKGGFEIWRGDDIAMFAGAYGQANFYFQNMIDLINDNPYTETGLSYDPVSGKPAPGNYGYKATTFGIFAEDTWKANRKLTVNYGIRYDNFGNPYVALKGTVLANFHRVGGSDLASQVAGGVMTQQSNVFKQDLNWIFSPRVGLAYAPFNDNKWVVRGGFGVFHDLFTLGNAENGLKGNPPGFVVPTFYNDGSTAAPVFSYGTQNHYPYGFQYPAFQGQPLDAHGGIPGSQISVGGTDVNLSSPNTLNWSASVERQMTRDVTASVGYVGSHSYNLVVGGGNTGNTSYGVDVNLIPGDLIAHPAFDDNGVWTGTGIQTRLNHSFGAITYAFNGARQNYGAFVAAVKGRFAQHGFLTASYTYSQSKDNSNNYPSGYTATGGTSYNIDQWYSPSPWDVPNRFSLGWSYDIPGSKGHGGFVDHVSSGWTLAGTTVLQSGNPFYVYNNNNLQLIDTANVTVTSQNYDSEQAAGHIAFAPNSGNYAADGSNHNVPDVLSYKQKHDRKSYQYTGAVDSGIITRSQFAQPAFKVGGTEGNEKMNQFRGPGFAQTDFTIKKTTNLWERLAFELRLDTFNLFNRVNLDGSALNANYGDASASFGTTNRNLQPRNMQVAARFIF, from the coding sequence ATGATGAAGGAAGCTACACGCACAATGCTCAAGGCGCTTCTGCTCCTGCTGTTTGCCACGGCGCCGTGCCTGGCGCAGTTCACGGGCGAGGTCCAGGGCAATGTCCAGGATCAGAATGGAGCTGCAGTTGCCAACGCTACTGTCGAACTCGCAAACGTGCAGACAGGCGTGAAGCAAACGGCTGTCAGCAATGCTGCCGGGCTGTACAGGTTCAGCAGTCTTGCACCGGGAGACTACACGGTTTCCACCACCGTGCAGGGATTTGCGCCGACCACCGTGTCATTCAATCTCGCCACGGCGCAGACGCGCGACGTGCCCCTTCAGCTGTCGATTGAAAAGGTCTCTTCCACGGTGACGGTCACCGGCGAGGCTCCGCTACTGGACACCTCCGACAGCAGAGAAGAGCAGACCCTCGACACTGCGGCGCTCCAGTCGCTGCCGCTCGCCGGCCGCAACCCCACGAATGTCATTATTGTGGCGCCGGGCGTGACCGGGCATGGCGGGCAGGCCTCTCCCGGCACCAACAATTCCACCAACTTCGCACCGGAGAACTGGGTCGATGCCAGCGCCAATGGACGCGGCGCAAATGGCAATCAATACGTCGTCGATGGCATGGACGTGACCAGCAGCATCCGGCCGGGCGTCATCAACCTTACTCCCAATGCTGATGCCATCTCGGAAGTCGCTGTTCAGACCAACACCTATTCGGTTGACTACGGACGCTCAAGCTCGATTCAGACGCTCATGACGAGCAAATCTGGCACCAATGACTTCCATGGCGTGGCGAGTCTCTATTACACCTCGCAACAACTCACGGCGCGCGGCGAGTTTGGCGTACCGCAGCCGGAAAAGCTGAATCCGTATCACACTTCGAACATGTCGTTCACCGTCGGCGGTCCGGTGATTCCCCACAAGCAGTTCTTCTTCTTTGCTGGATACGAGCCCTATCTTTCGATGGCTTCGAACGGTAGCGGCCTTGTCAGCTACGAAGATCCAGCATTCCTCAACTTCGCTCAATCGGTGCAACCCGATAGCCCCGAAGTGCAATTGATGGCCAAGTACAAGCCCAGCGGTGCAACCACTTCCGGTGTGGCCTCAACAGCGGGACAACTTTGGAGTGACGTTCTTCCCCCTGCGCAACAGCAGGCCTGCGCAAATGGCGTCGGCAATCTGCCCGCTTCCTACGACAACATCCCGTGCTCCACGCCGGTCTTCGACAATGGCCACTTCAACTCGTCGAGCTACTACAACGCCAAGCAGTACAACATCCGCCTCGACAAATACTTCGACAAAGACCGCATCTACGGCAACTTCTTCCGCAACACCATCTCCGGCGGCGGGCCTGCGGTTCGACCCGACTTCAAGACCACCAATGCGTTTTACGTATTCTCACTCCAGATCAACGAAACGCATACCTTTTCTCCATCGATGCTCAACGAGGCCATCTTCGGCTACAACCGCATTGAGGGCATCTCGCCCAAGACCGGCAACTTCACTGTGCCAATCGTGAACGTCAATCAGTTGGGAACGGGCTGGGGCAATGGTTTTGCTGAAGGCGACTACATTCAGCATTCCTATCACTGGCGCGACGTCCTCACCCGCATTGTGGGCTCCCACAGCTTTAAGGGTGGATTCGAAATCTGGCGTGGCGATGATATCGCCATGTTTGCGGGTGCATACGGCCAGGCCAACTTCTACTTCCAGAACATGATTGACCTGATCAATGACAATCCCTACACGGAGACGGGACTCTCGTATGACCCGGTGAGCGGCAAGCCCGCTCCCGGCAACTATGGCTACAAAGCCACGACCTTTGGTATCTTCGCCGAGGACACGTGGAAGGCCAATCGCAAGCTGACCGTTAACTACGGCATCCGCTACGACAACTTCGGCAATCCGTACGTGGCCCTCAAAGGCACCGTGCTGGCGAACTTCCATCGCGTCGGCGGATCGGACCTCGCCTCCCAGGTCGCCGGGGGCGTGATGACGCAGCAATCGAATGTCTTCAAGCAGGACTTGAACTGGATATTCAGCCCTCGCGTGGGATTGGCCTATGCTCCCTTCAACGACAACAAGTGGGTAGTGCGCGGAGGGTTCGGCGTCTTCCACGACCTTTTCACCCTCGGAAATGCTGAGAACGGGTTGAAAGGGAATCCGCCAGGCTTCGTTGTGCCCACGTTCTATAACGACGGCTCCACTGCCGCGCCTGTCTTCAGCTACGGGACGCAAAACCATTACCCATATGGCTTCCAGTATCCAGCGTTCCAGGGTCAGCCGCTGGACGCGCACGGCGGCATACCCGGATCACAGATCAGCGTGGGCGGAACCGATGTGAATCTCTCCTCGCCCAACACATTGAACTGGTCCGCGTCTGTGGAGCGGCAGATGACGCGGGACGTCACCGCTAGCGTGGGGTACGTCGGATCGCACTCTTACAACCTGGTCGTGGGAGGCGGTAATACCGGCAATACCTCCTACGGTGTCGACGTGAATCTGATTCCTGGAGACCTGATTGCACATCCTGCATTCGACGACAACGGAGTGTGGACTGGAACGGGAATCCAGACTCGACTGAACCATAGCTTTGGCGCCATCACCTACGCATTCAATGGCGCGCGCCAGAACTACGGTGCATTTGTCGCGGCTGTGAAGGGCCGATTTGCCCAGCATGGATTCCTGACTGCGTCGTATACCTACTCGCAATCGAAGGACAACTCCAACAACTATCCCAGCGGCTACACGGCCACCGGAGGCACGTCCTACAACATCGATCAGTGGTACAGCCCCTCTCCCTGGGATGTTCCGAACCGCTTCTCCCTCGGCTGGAGCTACGACATTCCAGGCTCGAAGGGGCACGGCGGCTTCGTGGACCATGTCAGCTCCGGATGGACTCTGGCCGGCACCACCGTGCTGCAGTCCGGCAATCCGTTTTATGTGTACAACAACAACAACCTGCAGCTCATCGACACTGCCAATGTGACCGTGACATCACAGAACTACGACAGTGAACAGGCTGCGGGACATATCGCGTTCGCACCAAATAGCGGCAACTACGCGGCTGACGGCTCGAACCATAACGTGCCGGATGTCCTGAGCTACAAGCAGAAGCACGATCGGAAATCGTACCAGTACACCGGCGCGGTCGACTCGGGGATCATCACCCGCTCCCAGTTTGCGCAGCCCGCCTTCAAGGTCGGCGGCACAGAAGGCAACGAGAAGATGAATCAGTTCCGCGGCCCGGGGTTTGCTCAGACCGATTTCACAATCAAAAAGACGACCAACCTCTGGGAGAGACTCGCGTTCGAGTTGAGGCTCGATACGTTCAACCTGTTCAACCGGGTCAATCTGGATGGCTCCGCGTTGAACGCAAACTATGGCGATGCGAGCGCGAGCTTTGGAACAACCAACCGCAACCTGCAGCCGCGCAACATGCAGGTGGCCGCGCGCTTCATCTTCTAG
- a CDS encoding substrate-binding domain-containing protein, with the protein MKSQPPAESRRQSARRYCPGAALPGLLALLVCSCSARKSESIAVIPQTDGMMLWDAAHAGAEIAASRIGSSIYWNAPMREDDVAAQVRLVEQVVSSNRYQGLVLGPTQALSLVTPVRRALAQDMPTVIIGSPLYLPAGGKLSYILNDDEEGGRLAAQRVGAMLNGSGTVALLGINPDVRGIITRARSFEKTLTAEYPGIRIVEKRAGTYNVIHERQVAEELLSSDANIDVCVTLLWSTLDGLFSAMDSLHTHRAMRIIAFDLAGDPPFQQRQNLDCVIQANTKLMGQRAIEEVHAVRSGLAVSPVLTLKPVMITRDNLHSPEVREVLSYDWSLGRWRWSSTP; encoded by the coding sequence ATGAAGAGCCAACCACCAGCGGAAAGCCGCAGACAGTCGGCCCGGAGATACTGCCCCGGCGCGGCTCTGCCCGGCCTGCTCGCACTGCTTGTGTGTTCCTGCAGCGCTCGCAAGAGCGAATCGATTGCGGTCATCCCCCAGACCGACGGAATGATGCTCTGGGATGCCGCGCATGCCGGCGCCGAGATTGCTGCTAGCCGTATCGGTTCTTCTATCTACTGGAACGCGCCGATGCGCGAGGATGACGTGGCGGCGCAGGTGCGCCTCGTAGAGCAGGTGGTATCCAGCAACCGCTACCAGGGCCTGGTTCTCGGCCCGACACAAGCGCTTTCACTGGTCACGCCTGTGCGGCGCGCCCTGGCGCAGGACATGCCGACGGTGATCATCGGCTCGCCGCTCTATCTGCCGGCCGGAGGCAAGCTTTCCTACATCCTTAACGACGATGAGGAGGGAGGGCGGCTTGCCGCCCAGCGCGTGGGCGCGATGTTGAATGGTAGTGGGACGGTCGCTCTTCTCGGTATCAATCCTGATGTGCGGGGAATCATCACTCGCGCGCGTTCGTTCGAGAAGACGCTCACCGCGGAATATCCCGGCATCCGCATCGTAGAGAAACGCGCAGGCACGTATAACGTGATACACGAGCGTCAGGTTGCCGAAGAACTGCTTTCTTCGGACGCCAATATCGATGTGTGTGTGACACTCTTGTGGTCCACACTGGATGGCCTTTTTTCAGCGATGGACTCCCTTCATACACACCGGGCGATGCGCATTATTGCGTTCGATCTGGCGGGAGATCCTCCCTTCCAACAGCGCCAAAACCTCGATTGCGTGATTCAGGCCAATACGAAACTGATGGGCCAACGAGCGATCGAGGAGGTCCACGCCGTTCGCAGCGGCCTGGCCGTTTCGCCGGTGCTCACACTGAAGCCGGTGATGATTACCCGCGACAATCTTCACTCTCCCGAAGTGCGCGAGGTCCTGTCGTACGACTGGAGCCTCGGCCGCTGGCGCTGGAGTTCCACGCCATGA
- a CDS encoding histidine kinase, whose translation MKMRAFVRRRIWIAVCLCIGAGTAVLWSPLIPRPLRVHAYLGQSAKGDTGEWTALGGTWEIADGAMRNDSDERGAKLLAGSTHWRNYSVEADITLLGQGDAGLLIRSSKEEAGVDAYSGYYTGIRTLDNSLVLGRAEHGWKEITKKVFAPEGIQAFQRYHLKVLAYGCEIVSAVSSRSHPIPESIHITDPSCVSSGRIGLRSYRSGGIWSNVVVRPAQREDLAAMLRNETDRGTRIPGNPPAANSAFIRTQSLLALPPSPKVQVQSIESLRLEYLAHDAAATIRGVVNLTSPMLFVEDSTGGVYVRPNGSLNLKVGDEVEVSGMVHSLDFGSVINDASVRVLWESIPMAPMAVSATQASTGKFEATFIEVQGRLSGKGRGPGNTLILHLEDGGQSFRALMNPGRGAYVFDRLKVNSMLNLRGVCVVDPLFTGNVTPFVLLLRSSDDVTVLSGPPWWSTGHVITLLSALLLTILAGAFIYHRVQNWRLRAILGERERLAHEMHDTLAQSFAGIGFQLQAIQNGLPAQESTLHKQLEFASNLVHHSHEEARRSIAMLRTEALESEDLLSALDRNARSLVEGGSIRVVSESSGEPRAIPLRIADAFFRVGMESIANSIRHASPSELRIRILYGENTACLRIEDDGCGFVPGDGLKGFGIRGMRLRAQGVSANFRLHSTPGEGTRVEVEAPLPPRLTFSTMPKLLWKFLMEFWNGVQSSKLSNSHSYRG comes from the coding sequence ATGAAGATGCGTGCTTTTGTCCGGCGACGCATCTGGATTGCCGTTTGCCTTTGCATCGGCGCAGGTACCGCCGTTCTGTGGTCGCCGCTGATTCCGAGACCTCTGCGCGTCCACGCTTACCTGGGGCAATCTGCGAAAGGTGACACCGGCGAGTGGACTGCGCTGGGGGGCACATGGGAGATTGCGGACGGTGCCATGCGCAACGACTCCGACGAGCGCGGTGCGAAGCTTCTTGCCGGCTCGACGCACTGGCGGAATTACTCCGTCGAGGCTGACATCACTCTTCTCGGGCAGGGCGATGCGGGCCTTCTGATCCGCTCCAGCAAAGAGGAAGCTGGAGTAGACGCCTATAGCGGCTACTACACGGGGATTCGCACCCTTGATAACTCGCTTGTGCTTGGCAGAGCCGAACACGGCTGGAAAGAGATCACGAAGAAGGTGTTCGCCCCGGAGGGTATTCAGGCTTTCCAGCGCTATCACCTCAAGGTTCTCGCGTACGGATGTGAAATCGTCTCCGCGGTCAGCAGCCGCAGTCACCCGATTCCAGAATCGATCCACATCACCGATCCCTCGTGCGTATCGAGCGGCAGGATCGGCCTCCGCTCCTACCGTTCGGGAGGCATCTGGAGCAATGTCGTTGTGCGGCCTGCCCAGCGTGAAGATCTCGCTGCCATGCTGCGTAATGAAACCGATCGCGGAACGCGCATACCGGGCAATCCTCCGGCTGCCAACTCGGCTTTCATCCGAACACAGTCTCTCCTTGCCCTCCCGCCCTCTCCCAAGGTGCAGGTGCAAAGCATCGAGAGCCTGCGCCTGGAATACCTGGCCCACGATGCTGCGGCGACCATACGCGGCGTCGTCAACCTCACCTCTCCAATGCTCTTCGTTGAAGACTCCACCGGAGGTGTTTACGTACGGCCGAACGGCTCTCTCAACCTGAAGGTTGGCGATGAAGTCGAGGTATCGGGGATGGTGCATAGCCTCGATTTTGGATCGGTTATCAACGACGCTTCAGTGCGCGTGCTCTGGGAGAGCATCCCAATGGCGCCCATGGCGGTGAGCGCGACCCAGGCCTCGACGGGTAAGTTCGAAGCGACCTTCATTGAGGTCCAGGGGCGGCTTTCCGGAAAAGGACGCGGGCCCGGCAACACGCTGATTCTTCACCTGGAAGATGGAGGACAGTCGTTCCGCGCGCTCATGAATCCGGGCCGAGGCGCCTATGTCTTCGATCGTCTGAAGGTCAACAGCATGCTCAATCTGCGCGGCGTCTGCGTGGTCGATCCTCTATTCACCGGTAACGTCACGCCATTCGTCCTGCTGCTGCGCTCCAGTGACGACGTTACTGTTCTGTCGGGGCCGCCTTGGTGGAGCACGGGCCACGTGATTACTCTATTATCGGCTCTGTTGCTGACGATCCTCGCGGGTGCCTTCATATATCATCGGGTGCAAAACTGGCGGCTGCGCGCCATCCTGGGCGAACGCGAACGGCTGGCCCATGAGATGCACGACACTCTCGCGCAGAGCTTCGCTGGAATCGGCTTCCAGTTGCAGGCCATCCAGAACGGATTGCCGGCTCAGGAATCAACGCTGCACAAACAGCTTGAGTTCGCCAGCAATCTCGTCCACCACAGCCACGAAGAGGCACGCCGCAGCATCGCGATGTTGCGCACAGAGGCACTGGAGTCAGAGGATTTGCTCTCTGCCCTCGATCGCAACGCGCGGTCATTAGTCGAGGGAGGTTCGATACGGGTCGTTTCGGAATCTTCAGGCGAGCCGCGAGCAATCCCCCTGCGTATTGCCGATGCTTTTTTCCGCGTGGGAATGGAATCAATCGCCAACTCCATCCGCCACGCCAGTCCAAGTGAATTACGCATCCGGATCCTCTACGGCGAGAACACGGCGTGTCTGCGCATTGAAGATGATGGCTGTGGGTTCGTGCCGGGCGATGGCCTGAAAGGTTTTGGCATTCGAGGGATGCGCCTTCGTGCACAGGGGGTGTCGGCGAACTTCCGGCTTCACAGCACACCGGGAGAGGGCACACGCGTCGAAGTCGAGGCGCCTCTTCCTCCGCGTCTCACCTTCTCCACAATGCCCAAACTGTTATGGAAGTTTTTAATGGAGTTCTGGAATGGCGTCCAATCTTCGAAACTCTCCAATTCGCATTCTTATCGTGGATGA
- a CDS encoding response regulator has product MDDHPVVLAGLTSMLSSQPDFEVVGSASSGEEALQMLRLQTADILLLDLRMPGMNGIETLVALRANHIAVRSIILTSFETDEDIYRSVQAGAQGYLLKGAPQAHMIEAIHAVCNGKRYFPSNIAARLAERLMRSELTAREHEVLQMLARGLTNKEIGSVLQISGNTVRNHVNSIIEKLDVSDRTEAAMTAVQRGLIEISH; this is encoded by the coding sequence GTGGATGATCACCCCGTCGTGCTTGCCGGACTTACCAGCATGCTCAGCTCCCAACCGGATTTCGAGGTGGTGGGTTCCGCATCCAGCGGCGAGGAAGCTTTGCAAATGCTTCGTTTGCAAACCGCTGACATATTGCTGCTCGATCTGCGCATGCCCGGAATGAACGGAATTGAGACGCTGGTTGCGCTCCGGGCCAATCACATTGCTGTACGCAGCATTATTCTCACCAGCTTTGAAACAGACGAAGATATCTATCGTTCCGTGCAGGCGGGCGCACAGGGCTACCTTCTGAAAGGGGCCCCTCAAGCGCACATGATCGAGGCGATCCATGCGGTCTGTAACGGCAAGCGCTACTTCCCCAGCAATATTGCGGCCCGTCTTGCCGAACGGCTCATGCGATCTGAGCTCACAGCCCGGGAACACGAGGTGCTCCAGATGCTGGCGCGCGGTCTCACGAACAAGGAGATCGGCAGCGTGCTGCAGATTAGCGGCAACACCGTCCGAAACCATGTAAATAGCATTATCGAAAAGCTCGATGTGTCCGACAGAACCGAGGCCGCCATGACCGCCGTGCAGCGCGGCCTCATCGAGATTTCTCATTGA
- a CDS encoding glycoside hydrolase family 127 protein — protein MSDFRFSRRGFLHRFSILGLSGSFALKHALALSTDDESATKAANKVVKNRAPLAPNAFYFLPLGSVRPSGWLKNQLEIQASGLGGHLDETWADVGPNSGWLGGKGESWERGPYFLDGLVPLAWTLNDQRLQAKAHRFIDWTLKNQAANGMIGPASNNDWWPRYVMLKALTQYQEYTSDPRVIPLMDRYFRYQLGELPKRPLRDWGKFRWQDELLSVLWLYNRTGSAYLLDLARMLRSQGYDWVAEFADFKYTQRITRDFIKLDEDHGLRDISLATHGVNNGQAIKTGPVWSVVSGDRNDAAAASRMISELDKYHGLPNGMFSCDEHLAGLDPSQGSELCTVVEYMFSLENSLAITGEAALGDRLEKLAFNALPGTFTDDMWAHQYNQQPNQVECSLHHKPWTTDGPESNLFGLEPNFGCCTANFHQGWPKLVNSLFMLSSSGVSDAGDGIVAAVYAPCEVRTVLRQTPLHIVEETGYPFNGKIRITVNPASPLAFPLHLRIPAWATGATVQVNGQSQPQPTPGAFARIERTWRPGDRVEIAFPMKPRVSRWFNDSVAVERGPLLFSYGIGETWVKLADRGMTADWQVFPSTQWNYALRVDTDDPSSSIEVHETAVEDNVFSEKHAPVRLRVNARKVPSWRAEDGVADAVPKSPVSSTEPDEKIDMLPYAAAKLRISAFPLVKSE, from the coding sequence ATGTCCGATTTCAGGTTTTCGCGCCGCGGTTTTCTGCATCGCTTCAGCATCCTTGGGCTCTCTGGCTCGTTCGCTCTCAAGCACGCCTTGGCGTTGTCGACTGATGATGAGAGCGCAACAAAGGCAGCCAACAAGGTTGTGAAGAATCGAGCCCCTCTGGCGCCGAATGCATTCTACTTCCTGCCTCTCGGGTCCGTCCGCCCGTCGGGCTGGTTGAAAAACCAGTTGGAGATCCAAGCAAGCGGCCTGGGTGGCCACCTCGACGAAACGTGGGCGGATGTGGGTCCGAACAGCGGCTGGCTCGGTGGCAAAGGCGAGTCATGGGAGCGCGGTCCCTACTTCCTGGACGGCCTTGTGCCTCTGGCGTGGACACTCAACGATCAGCGCCTTCAGGCGAAGGCTCACCGATTCATCGACTGGACTCTCAAGAACCAGGCGGCCAATGGAATGATCGGCCCCGCCTCAAACAACGACTGGTGGCCGCGCTACGTGATGCTCAAGGCGCTCACGCAGTATCAGGAATACACGTCCGATCCGCGCGTCATACCGCTCATGGACCGCTACTTCCGCTATCAGCTTGGTGAGCTGCCCAAGCGCCCACTGCGCGACTGGGGCAAATTCCGCTGGCAGGATGAGTTGCTCAGTGTTCTCTGGCTCTACAACCGAACTGGATCCGCCTACCTGCTAGACCTGGCACGCATGCTTCGCTCGCAGGGGTACGACTGGGTTGCCGAATTTGCCGACTTCAAGTACACGCAGAGAATTACACGCGACTTCATCAAGCTGGATGAGGACCACGGTCTGCGCGACATCTCCCTCGCCACACACGGAGTGAATAATGGCCAGGCGATAAAGACCGGCCCCGTGTGGTCAGTGGTTTCAGGCGATCGCAACGACGCGGCAGCGGCATCTCGTATGATTTCCGAGTTGGACAAGTATCACGGCTTACCGAACGGCATGTTCTCCTGCGACGAGCATCTGGCCGGGCTCGACCCCTCTCAAGGATCAGAGCTCTGCACGGTGGTCGAGTACATGTTCTCACTCGAAAACTCGCTCGCCATCACCGGGGAAGCTGCACTCGGCGACAGGCTCGAAAAGCTTGCCTTCAATGCCCTGCCTGGCACCTTCACAGACGATATGTGGGCTCACCAGTACAACCAGCAGCCGAACCAGGTGGAGTGCAGTCTCCACCACAAGCCTTGGACCACTGACGGCCCGGAATCAAACCTGTTCGGCCTCGAGCCGAACTTCGGCTGCTGCACTGCCAACTTCCATCAGGGCTGGCCCAAGCTGGTCAACAGTCTTTTCATGCTCTCGTCCTCAGGGGTCTCCGACGCTGGCGATGGCATCGTCGCCGCGGTGTATGCGCCTTGCGAAGTGCGGACCGTGCTGCGTCAAACGCCGCTCCACATCGTGGAGGAAACCGGCTACCCATTCAATGGAAAGATTCGGATCACCGTGAATCCCGCCTCACCGCTGGCATTTCCTCTACATCTGCGCATCCCGGCCTGGGCCACTGGAGCTACGGTGCAAGTCAACGGACAATCTCAACCCCAGCCCACACCCGGAGCCTTCGCGCGCATTGAGCGGACCTGGCGGCCTGGCGATCGGGTGGAGATTGCCTTCCCCATGAAGCCGCGCGTTTCCCGCTGGTTCAACGACTCAGTGGCCGTCGAGCGGGGGCCTTTGCTCTTCTCATATGGGATTGGAGAGACCTGGGTGAAGCTGGCCGACCGCGGCATGACGGCTGACTGGCAGGTGTTTCCTTCCACCCAGTGGAACTATGCGCTCAGAGTCGACACCGATGATCCGTCGTCCTCGATCGAAGTACACGAAACCGCCGTGGAGGACAACGTATTTAGCGAGAAGCATGCTCCAGTCCGTCTCCGCGTAAATGCGCGAAAGGTCCCATCTTGGCGGGCCGAGGACGGGGTTGCAGATGCTGTGCCCAAGAGCCCAGTGTCCAGCACCGAGCCTGACGAGAAAATCGATATGCTTCCCTACGCTGCTGCGAAGCTGCGAATCTCTGCTTTCCCACTCGTGAAGAGTGAGTGA
- a CDS encoding helix-turn-helix transcriptional regulator produces MFNQKQMLTPREAARLLGISYPTIKNWILSGKLKTTTTAGGHHRVSFASLKPFVEKDALKPEARSRERYRRVSGRNQLAGRVVSIRIVGLLAEVILAVGDATVTSIITAGAVREMGLKKGDHAAALIKSTDVMIERLDQAAL; encoded by the coding sequence ATGTTCAACCAGAAGCAGATGCTCACGCCTCGAGAAGCCGCACGCCTCCTCGGAATCAGCTACCCCACGATCAAGAACTGGATATTGTCGGGCAAGCTCAAGACCACCACTACCGCCGGTGGCCATCATCGAGTTTCATTCGCGAGCCTTAAGCCGTTTGTTGAAAAGGATGCTCTGAAACCCGAAGCTCGATCTCGCGAGAGGTACCGCAGAGTCAGTGGTAGAAACCAGCTAGCTGGGAGAGTCGTGAGCATTCGAATTGTTGGCTTGTTAGCTGAGGTCATTCTCGCTGTCGGCGATGCCACCGTCACCTCAATCATCACGGCGGGAGCAGTACGTGAGATGGGACTGAAGAAGGGCGACCATGCCGCAGCGCTTATCAAATCTACTGATGTGATGATCGAGCGCCTTGATCAGGCGGCGCTATAG